From Microbacterium croceum, a single genomic window includes:
- the tilS gene encoding tRNA lysidine(34) synthetase TilS: MPSLSPVIAEIRLAVRTALAELPEGSTVIVGLSGGADSLALTAATVFEGRSRRIQVLSLTVDHGLQEGSSLIASTAAVAAEGVGVDDALQTRVEVDRSSGAGIEAAARDARYAALAGVARAEGAAAVLLGHTLDDQAETVLLGLARGSGATSLQGMAPMREDEDGLRWIRPLLGVRRETTRAFCTASALDFWDDPHNLDERFARVRARETVLPVLEAELGPGIAEALARTAEQLREDAAAFDEMIHETIEDIVEHAEAGISVSVAALAANPAALRNRIIRLVVDSEFGVSLTRAQTLEVARLVTDWSGQGPIDLPGCSAARRGGQVVFAARD, translated from the coding sequence GTGCCGTCGCTCTCACCTGTCATCGCCGAGATCCGCCTCGCCGTGCGCACCGCGCTCGCGGAGCTGCCCGAAGGATCCACTGTCATCGTCGGCCTCTCCGGAGGGGCGGATTCGCTCGCGCTGACCGCCGCCACCGTCTTCGAGGGCCGGAGCCGCCGCATCCAGGTGCTGAGTCTGACCGTCGACCACGGACTGCAGGAGGGATCGTCGCTCATCGCGAGCACCGCCGCGGTCGCGGCGGAGGGCGTGGGTGTGGATGACGCGCTGCAGACCCGCGTCGAGGTCGACCGCTCATCCGGCGCGGGTATCGAGGCGGCCGCGCGCGACGCCCGCTACGCCGCGCTCGCCGGTGTCGCGCGGGCAGAAGGAGCAGCGGCCGTCCTGCTCGGGCACACCCTCGACGATCAGGCCGAGACCGTGCTGCTCGGTCTCGCCCGCGGTTCCGGTGCGACCAGCCTGCAGGGCATGGCGCCGATGCGAGAGGACGAGGACGGCCTCCGCTGGATCCGCCCGTTGCTCGGCGTGCGCCGGGAGACGACGCGGGCATTCTGCACGGCATCCGCTCTCGATTTCTGGGACGACCCCCACAATCTCGATGAGCGCTTCGCGCGTGTGCGCGCCCGTGAGACGGTGCTGCCCGTGCTGGAGGCGGAGCTCGGACCCGGCATCGCCGAGGCGCTCGCCCGCACGGCCGAGCAGCTGCGGGAAGATGCCGCGGCGTTCGACGAGATGATCCACGAGACGATCGAGGACATCGTGGAGCACGCCGAGGCCGGCATCTCCGTCAGCGTGGCCGCGCTCGCCGCGAACCCGGCGGCGCTGCGGAACCGCATCATCCGCCTCGTGGTCGACAGCGAGTTCGGGGTGAGCCTCACCCGCGCGCAGACCCTGGAGGTGGCGCGCCTGGTGACGGACTGGTCGGGGCAGGGGCCGATCGACCTGCCCGGATGCTCCGCCGCTCGCCGCGGCGGACAGGTCGTGTTCGCGGCGCGCGACTGA
- a CDS encoding DUF937 domain-containing protein, with protein sequence MALDDILKQVPIDDIAAKLGVSPDVAKAAVEQGGAVLLGGLAKNAETDEGSSAIQAALKKHEGAKSVSTVDEIDEADGGKIVSHILGADEKQVTQQLTESKATAGIDFGKLLPILAPIVMGLIANANKGKAEKADAGSESSGGIGDLIGGLLGGGNNGSGGGIGDVLGGLLGGGGNSGSGGGIDLGGLLGGLLGGKK encoded by the coding sequence ATGGCCCTTGACGACATCTTGAAGCAGGTGCCGATCGACGACATCGCCGCGAAGCTCGGCGTCTCCCCCGACGTCGCCAAGGCCGCGGTCGAGCAGGGCGGTGCCGTACTGCTGGGCGGTCTGGCCAAGAACGCCGAGACCGACGAGGGATCATCCGCGATCCAGGCGGCACTGAAGAAGCATGAAGGCGCCAAGAGCGTCTCCACGGTCGACGAGATCGACGAGGCCGACGGGGGCAAGATCGTCAGCCACATCCTCGGAGCGGACGAGAAGCAGGTCACCCAGCAGCTCACCGAGTCGAAGGCCACCGCCGGCATCGACTTCGGCAAGCTGCTCCCGATCCTCGCCCCCATCGTCATGGGTCTGATCGCGAACGCCAATAAGGGCAAGGCGGAGAAGGCGGATGCCGGCTCCGAGAGCTCGGGCGGGATCGGCGATCTCATCGGCGGCCTCCTGGGTGGCGGCAACAACGGTTCCGGCGGCGGCATCGGCGACGTGCTCGGCGGGCTGCTCGGTGGCGGCGGCAACAGCGGCTCCGGCGGTGGCATCGACCTGGGCGGTCTGCTCGGCGGCCTCCTCGGCGGCAAGAAGTAG
- the folP gene encoding dihydropteroate synthase codes for MTGIWGIVNVTPDSFSDGGRFLDVDRAVAQGLQLRADGATVLDIGGESTRPGAERVSAAVEQQRVLPVIEQLVAAGAPVSVDTINASTAAAAVRAGARIVNDVSGGLADPDMRAAVAESGADFAIGHWRGFSDDMYAHAEYRRAAREVAGELQERVGEAAASGIAPSRLIVDPGIGFAKAGDQNWDVLRGLDEIVGLGLRVLVGTSRKRFLAETLRQSAGSAAVHAEVSEQRRDLATAVTSALAARAGVWAVRVHDVAATRDALAITHAWDGR; via the coding sequence ATGACCGGCATCTGGGGCATCGTCAATGTCACCCCTGACTCGTTCAGCGATGGCGGCCGCTTTCTGGACGTCGACCGCGCGGTCGCGCAGGGGCTGCAGCTTCGTGCCGACGGCGCGACTGTGCTCGACATCGGCGGTGAGTCGACTCGTCCGGGCGCCGAGCGTGTCAGCGCGGCCGTCGAGCAGCAGCGCGTGCTCCCCGTGATCGAGCAGCTGGTCGCAGCGGGGGCCCCGGTCAGCGTCGACACGATCAACGCGTCCACAGCCGCGGCCGCTGTGCGAGCCGGGGCACGGATCGTGAACGACGTCTCGGGCGGCCTCGCCGATCCGGACATGCGTGCCGCCGTCGCCGAGTCCGGCGCCGACTTCGCGATCGGGCACTGGCGCGGTTTCTCCGATGACATGTACGCGCACGCGGAGTACCGCCGCGCCGCGCGAGAGGTCGCGGGGGAGCTGCAGGAGCGCGTCGGCGAAGCCGCCGCATCCGGAATCGCCCCTTCTCGACTGATCGTCGATCCGGGCATCGGCTTCGCAAAGGCCGGAGACCAGAACTGGGACGTGCTACGGGGGCTCGACGAGATCGTCGGGCTCGGGCTGCGCGTGCTGGTCGGCACCTCGCGCAAGCGCTTCCTCGCCGAGACGCTGCGTCAGTCGGCCGGATCGGCGGCGGTCCATGCCGAGGTGTCGGAGCAGCGGCGCGATCTCGCCACGGCGGTCACCAGCGCCCTCGCGGCCCGCGCCGGCGTATGGGCGGTGCGCGTGCACGACGTCGCCGCCACCCGCGACGCCCTGGCGATCACGCACGCCTGGGACGGTCGCTGA
- the ftsH gene encoding ATP-dependent zinc metalloprotease FtsH, which translates to MDVKKITRNPLIYVALIGLLLFGGFLLISNLGAPKQITTQEGLKLLAGTTVTEVLNTDGDQRVDMTLSKAFEGAENVQFYYVDARADEVVAAINDADLKDGFNDAVPRSTWFDGFISLLLPLVLLGLLFWWLLSSMQGGGGKVMQFGKSKAKLVNKESPTVTFADVAGADEAIEELHEIKEFLQDPAKFQAIGARIPKGVLLYGPPGTGKTLLARAVAGEAGAPFYSISGSDFVEMFVGVGASRVRDLFNVAKENAPAIIFIDEIDAVGRHRGAGMGGGNDEREQTLNQMLVEMDGFDPNANVIVIAATNRPDILDPALLRPGRFDRQIGVDAPDLKGRQKILEVHSKGKPLAKSVDLEVVARKTPGFTGADLANVLNEAALLTARSNAQLVDNRALDEAIDRVIAGPQRRTRVMKDKEKLITAYHEGGHALAAAAMNYTDPVTKITILPRGKALGYTMVLPLDDKYSVTRNELQDQLTYAMGGRVAEEIIFHDPTTGASNDIEKATSIARKMVIEYGMTTQVGPVKLGTEGGDMFVARDMGRGREYSEKVAERVDAEVRALIEQAHNEAYTVISENRDILDRLALALLEEETLDHNQIAEIFTEIKKLPERPLWLSSEDRPVSERPPIEVPKKDVSLAASVEAPAAAARTQTGSAGAGQARPATA; encoded by the coding sequence ATGGATGTGAAGAAGATCACCAGGAACCCCCTGATCTACGTGGCGCTGATCGGTCTGCTGCTGTTCGGCGGCTTCCTGCTGATCTCGAACCTCGGTGCGCCCAAGCAGATCACCACGCAAGAGGGGCTGAAACTGCTCGCCGGCACCACGGTCACCGAGGTGCTCAACACCGATGGCGACCAGCGCGTCGACATGACGCTCTCGAAGGCCTTCGAGGGCGCGGAGAACGTGCAGTTCTACTATGTCGACGCCCGGGCCGACGAGGTCGTCGCGGCGATCAACGACGCCGATCTCAAGGACGGCTTCAACGACGCGGTGCCGCGCTCCACCTGGTTCGACGGCTTCATCTCCCTTCTCCTCCCGCTCGTGCTGCTGGGCCTGCTGTTCTGGTGGCTGTTGTCGTCGATGCAGGGCGGCGGCGGCAAGGTCATGCAGTTCGGCAAGTCGAAGGCGAAGCTCGTCAACAAGGAGTCGCCGACCGTCACCTTCGCCGACGTGGCCGGTGCCGACGAGGCGATCGAGGAGCTCCACGAGATCAAGGAGTTCCTGCAGGACCCCGCGAAGTTCCAGGCGATCGGTGCTCGCATCCCGAAGGGCGTGCTGCTGTACGGCCCTCCGGGAACCGGCAAGACCCTCCTCGCCCGCGCGGTCGCCGGTGAGGCAGGCGCCCCCTTCTACTCGATCTCCGGATCCGACTTCGTCGAGATGTTCGTGGGTGTCGGAGCCTCCCGTGTGCGTGACCTGTTCAACGTCGCCAAGGAGAATGCGCCGGCGATCATCTTCATCGACGAGATCGATGCTGTCGGTCGCCACCGTGGCGCTGGTATGGGCGGCGGAAACGATGAGCGCGAGCAGACCCTGAATCAGATGCTCGTCGAGATGGACGGCTTCGACCCCAACGCGAACGTCATCGTGATCGCGGCGACGAACCGTCCCGACATCCTCGACCCTGCGCTGCTGCGTCCCGGTCGTTTCGACCGTCAGATCGGCGTCGATGCCCCCGATCTCAAGGGTCGCCAGAAGATCCTCGAGGTACACAGCAAGGGCAAGCCGCTCGCGAAGAGCGTCGACCTCGAGGTCGTCGCCCGCAAGACCCCGGGATTCACCGGTGCCGATCTGGCGAACGTGCTGAACGAAGCCGCGCTGCTCACCGCGCGCTCGAATGCACAGCTGGTCGACAACCGCGCACTCGACGAGGCCATCGATCGTGTGATCGCCGGCCCGCAGCGACGCACGCGTGTGATGAAGGACAAGGAGAAGCTCATCACGGCCTACCACGAGGGCGGACACGCTCTGGCGGCGGCGGCGATGAACTACACCGACCCGGTGACCAAGATCACGATCCTGCCGCGTGGCAAGGCTCTCGGCTACACCATGGTGCTCCCGCTGGACGACAAGTATTCGGTCACCCGCAACGAGCTGCAGGATCAGCTGACCTACGCCATGGGCGGTCGCGTCGCGGAGGAGATCATCTTCCACGACCCCACCACCGGCGCGTCGAACGACATCGAGAAGGCGACGTCGATCGCCCGCAAGATGGTCATCGAGTACGGCATGACCACGCAGGTCGGTCCGGTCAAGCTCGGCACCGAGGGCGGAGACATGTTCGTGGCCCGCGACATGGGGCGTGGCCGCGAGTACTCCGAGAAGGTCGCCGAGCGCGTCGATGCCGAGGTGCGCGCGCTCATCGAGCAGGCGCACAACGAGGCGTACACGGTGATCAGTGAGAACCGCGACATCCTCGACCGTCTCGCCCTGGCGCTGCTGGAGGAGGAGACCCTCGATCACAATCAGATCGCGGAGATCTTCACCGAGATCAAGAAGCTCCCCGAGCGTCCGTTGTGGCTGTCGAGCGAGGATCGCCCGGTCTCGGAGCGTCCTCCGATCGAGGTGCCGAAGAAGGATGTCTCCCTCGCCGCCTCCGTCGAGGCGCCGGCCGCTGCCGCGCGCACGCAGACGGGATCGGCGGGCGCCGGTCAGGCGCGACCAGCGACGGCCTGA
- the ppa gene encoding inorganic diphosphatase: MGAHDAVIEIPRGSRVKYEVDHETGRVHLDRVLYTTFGYPADYGYFDNTLGEDGDPLDVLVLLDHAIYPGVVVEVRPVAVLKMSDEAGGDDKLVAVLSKDPRWAHIQDIEDIAEYTKKEISHFFEHYKDLEPNKWVKVDEWGNAAEAQRILDEAIVRFSEQGH; this comes from the coding sequence ATGGGCGCACACGACGCCGTCATCGAGATTCCGCGCGGCAGCCGCGTGAAGTACGAGGTCGACCACGAGACCGGACGAGTGCACCTCGACCGCGTGCTCTACACGACCTTCGGCTACCCGGCCGACTACGGCTACTTCGACAACACGCTCGGCGAGGACGGCGACCCGCTCGACGTGCTCGTGCTGCTCGACCACGCCATCTACCCCGGTGTCGTCGTCGAGGTCCGGCCCGTCGCGGTTCTGAAGATGAGCGACGAGGCCGGCGGAGACGACAAGCTCGTCGCCGTGCTGTCGAAGGACCCGCGCTGGGCGCACATCCAGGACATCGAGGACATCGCCGAGTACACGAAGAAGGAGATCTCGCACTTCTTCGAGCACTACAAGGACCTCGAGCCCAACAAGTGGGTCAAGGTCGATGAGTGGGGAAACGCTGCCGAGGCGCAGCGCATCCTCGACGAGGCCATCGTCCGCTTCAGCGAGCAGGGGCACTGA
- the hpt gene encoding hypoxanthine phosphoribosyltransferase: MRASEIQDDLAQILVTEEEILAKLDELATQVAEDYAGKDLILVGVLKGAVMVMADFARALPFHAPMDWMAVSSYGASTKSSGVVQIRKDLDTDLNGKHVLIVEDIIDSGLTLSWLLENFESRGAESIEVLALLRKPEAAKVVIDCRYVGFDIPTDFVVGYGLDYDERYRNLRDVAVLAPHVYS, encoded by the coding sequence ATGCGCGCCTCGGAGATCCAGGATGACCTTGCACAGATCCTCGTCACAGAGGAGGAGATCCTCGCCAAGCTCGACGAGCTGGCGACGCAGGTCGCTGAGGACTACGCCGGGAAGGACCTGATCCTGGTCGGCGTCCTCAAGGGCGCGGTCATGGTGATGGCCGACTTCGCCCGGGCGTTGCCTTTCCACGCGCCGATGGACTGGATGGCCGTCTCGAGCTACGGCGCCAGCACGAAGTCGAGCGGCGTGGTGCAGATCCGCAAGGACCTCGACACCGACCTCAACGGCAAGCATGTGCTGATTGTGGAGGACATCATCGACTCCGGCCTGACCCTCAGCTGGCTGCTGGAGAACTTCGAGTCCCGCGGGGCCGAGTCGATCGAGGTGCTCGCGCTGCTTCGCAAGCCCGAGGCGGCAAAGGTCGTCATCGACTGCCGCTACGTCGGCTTCGACATCCCCACGGACTTCGTCGTCGGCTACGGGCTCGATTACGACGAGCGCTACCGCAACCTGCGCGACGTCGCGGTGCTCGCTCCGCACGTCTACAGCTGA
- the folE gene encoding GTP cyclohydrolase I codes for MAVDRGRVERFTRELLEAIGEDPDRPGLKQTPARMAELYSEFFSGVGEDAAEPLARTISVTRGPAPDTLPSGAVLLRDIRFRSVCEHHLLPFAGRAHLAYLPGEQVVGLGALVRVVEILASRPQVQERLGEQIADTIAEHLDTRGVLVVLDASHGCVTMRGGRQPEASTLTIAARGEYTDPIARAELIALIGPSTSSGTQGSGAQGSGA; via the coding sequence GTGGCCGTCGACAGAGGTCGCGTCGAACGGTTCACCCGCGAACTGCTCGAGGCGATCGGGGAGGATCCCGACCGGCCTGGATTGAAGCAAACGCCCGCGCGCATGGCCGAGCTGTACTCGGAGTTCTTCTCCGGGGTCGGTGAGGATGCCGCGGAGCCGCTGGCGCGCACCATCAGCGTCACGCGTGGCCCCGCCCCCGACACCCTTCCTTCCGGCGCCGTGCTGCTGCGCGACATCCGGTTCCGCTCGGTGTGCGAACACCATCTGCTTCCCTTCGCCGGCCGTGCGCACCTCGCCTACCTCCCCGGCGAACAGGTCGTCGGGCTGGGAGCGCTCGTGCGCGTCGTGGAGATCCTCGCCTCACGACCGCAGGTGCAGGAGCGACTCGGTGAGCAGATCGCCGACACCATCGCCGAGCACCTCGACACCCGCGGCGTGCTGGTCGTGCTCGACGCCAGCCACGGCTGCGTCACGATGCGCGGCGGACGCCAGCCCGAAGCCTCCACCCTCACGATCGCCGCGCGAGGGGAGTACACCGACCCGATCGCGCGTGCCGAGCTCATCGCGCTGATCGGCCCTTCGACGAGCTCAGGGACCCAGGGCTCAGGGGCCCAGGGCTCAGGGGCCTAG